The Leptospira selangorensis genome segment TGATTTTAGAAAAGAGATCTGAGAAAATCCAGATATTGAGTTTTACCTTCGCTGTTCTCCGGTGGAGCCCAAGCGGCAAACTCTTTGTCGGTGGTCGGATCGTACGGTCCTGATTTTCCTTCGAAGCAGATACAGGTTTCCGTAAGGCAGACCAATGTATGGTACACTCCCGGAAGAATATCTATCCCATAGATCGGTCCGTCCGAACTCAGGATATGTTTATCTCTAACTGTACCATCCTCTTCGAATAAGATGAAGCCTAGTTTTCCTTTTAGCACTAAAAAGGTCTCAGGTTTAGGAGGATTTTTGTGACGATGCGCTTGGACGTAAGTGTCCTTGGTAAGCACGTTCAGAAATCTCTGATAAGGTTCTAGTAGTTCGTGGAAATTGTGATTGGTTCTTCCTCTAACAGAAGAGGAAGCAAGTGGAAGGAGTTTATCGAATAACTCCTGATCGATGAGTAATTTATCCGGCCGAGACAAGTTGTAGATGCTGCTCGCAATACGCGACAAGGTAATCTGTGCAGGCTGTGCAAGTATCCGCAGCTCCGCAAGCTTTTACCACTTCACGATAGTCTTGCCCTTGTTGTTTAGCAGTCTCTACGATTTTTTCAAATGTGATTTGAGCGCAATGGCACTTTTCCATTCTGGTTCCCGATCTCTTTCTCTATAACTATCGTTTTTGAGACTCAGTATTAAAGTCAAGTTTTCTGGTAGAATTTGCAGAATATTTTTTAAATTGTATGGGACATAATGTCAGAGTTTATGGGGGAAAGAAGAAGTTGGTGCGCCCAGAAGGATTCAAACCTCCGACCTTCTGATCCGTAGTCAGACGCTCTATTCAGCTGAGCTATGGGCGCGGGTGTGATTAAAAGAATTTCTTTTCCAAAAGCTCTAAATGCTCTTGGGGAAGTTTCGGGACCAGTTTTTTTCCCTTGGTGTAATTGTATAGCAGTAAACCGGATAGGCCAAGATAGATAATCACTCCTGCTAGATGAGCAAGATTAGCTAACCAAGCTCCTGCAACAGGAATAAAGGAGAAGAACCAAGACAGCACTAAGAATATTATAAAGTAGAGAACATTCAAAAAGGAAAGTTTGGAATGTCTGTAAACTTCTGCTTCGTTTGAATAGAAAGAAAATCCAATGAGCCAATTTCCGAATAAAGGAAGAGTCACCAAATAGATACGAAATCGTTCAGTGTTTATAAAAGTTTTGGCTTGGTTCCAGTAAGGAGAGAGAAAAGCGAAGGCCTTAGCCTTGAGTTCCTCTAATTTTGCTGAGTATTTTTCGAACTTCATTCTCTATTTCCGGAAATAATGGTAATACGAACAGTTTGCCTTGGTAAGCTTGCAAGGCTCCTAAAATTCCATAACCAAGTAAAGCCAGCCATGCGACATAGCTGATAAAGTCGGTTACG includes the following:
- a CDS encoding WbuC family cupin fold metalloprotein, with the translated sequence MSRPDKLLIDQELFDKLLPLASSSVRGRTNHNFHELLEPYQRFLNVLTKDTYVQAHRHKNPPKPETFLVLKGKLGFILFEEDGTVRDKHILSSDGPIYGIDILPGVYHTLVCLTETCICFEGKSGPYDPTTDKEFAAWAPPENSEGKTQYLDFLRSLF